The following coding sequences are from one SAR116 cluster alpha proteobacterium HIMB100 window:
- a CDS encoding putative acyl-CoA transferase/carnitine dehydratase (PFAM: CoA-transferase family III): MGTGLENELAGVVVVSVEQAVAAPYCGLLLADAGARVIKIERPEGDFARRYDTGADGQSSIFVWLNRGKESVCLDLSEANDFAVLKRMLETADVLISNLSPGAMERRGLTGEALRKVNPGLITAKISGYGSTGPAATKKAYDFLVQGESGVVAVTGTDDQPARVGVSLTDLSTGLTAFSAILRALHQRYRTGRGVDVEVTMFDVMADWMNMALCGHRYFGGAPGRTGLTHSFVAPYGAFDTGDGKQLLLSIQNDREWADFCAAILKRPELADDPLYRHNPDRYANREAMTEIINQAFAAYDKDTLLSMLEDTRIACASLNTVEDVSVHPFLQNRSVSMGDTVIDIADLPVRRLGGSVDKAPLLGEHSQKIRQEFS; the protein is encoded by the coding sequence ATGGGAACAGGGTTAGAAAATGAATTGGCCGGGGTGGTTGTGGTCTCTGTTGAACAGGCGGTTGCGGCCCCTTATTGCGGGTTGCTGCTGGCTGATGCGGGTGCACGAGTCATTAAAATTGAACGTCCTGAAGGGGATTTTGCGCGGCGTTATGATACAGGTGCAGATGGGCAAAGCTCCATTTTTGTCTGGCTGAACAGGGGCAAGGAATCGGTCTGTCTTGATTTGTCTGAGGCAAATGATTTTGCCGTGCTGAAACGGATGCTGGAAACAGCAGATGTGCTGATTTCCAATCTCTCTCCCGGCGCGATGGAGCGGCGCGGCCTGACCGGCGAGGCGCTGCGAAAGGTTAATCCTGGTCTGATTACCGCTAAAATTTCCGGCTATGGCTCAACAGGGCCAGCAGCAACGAAAAAAGCATATGATTTTCTGGTTCAGGGCGAAAGCGGTGTGGTCGCGGTCACCGGTACCGATGACCAGCCTGCCCGTGTTGGCGTGTCCTTAACTGATCTGTCCACCGGTCTGACGGCCTTTTCGGCAATTTTGCGGGCCCTGCATCAGCGTTACCGGACTGGCCGGGGGGTTGATGTGGAAGTCACCATGTTTGATGTGATGGCAGACTGGATGAATATGGCCTTATGCGGGCACCGCTATTTCGGCGGCGCGCCGGGCCGCACTGGCCTTACCCACAGCTTTGTTGCGCCTTATGGGGCTTTTGATACAGGTGATGGCAAGCAGCTTTTGTTATCGATACAAAATGACCGTGAATGGGCTGATTTCTGTGCTGCGATTCTGAAACGGCCTGAACTGGCTGATGACCCGCTCTACCGTCATAATCCTGACCGGTACGCCAACCGCGAGGCAATGACAGAAATTATAAATCAGGCGTTTGCTGCTTATGACAAAGACACGCTGTTATCAATGCTGGAAGACACGCGCATAGCCTGTGCCAGCTTGAATACGGTAGAGGATGTCTCTGTCCATCCCTTTTTGCAGAACCGTTCAGTCAGCATGGGCGATACCGTTATTGATATTGCTGATCTGCCGGTCCGCCGTCTTGGCGGGTCTGTTGACAAGGCCCCGTTACTGGGCGAACACAGCCAGAAAATCAGACAGGAATTCTCATGA
- a CDS encoding enoyl-CoA hydratase/carnithine racemase (PFAM: Enoyl-CoA hydratase/isomerase family) has protein sequence MVKTAYQTVRVSQPEPHILKLEMNRPEAANAFNTLMASELVELFEALAMAYDDCRVVILTGSGNKAFCAGGDLKERHGMSDAAWQAQHLVYERMVRAVMSCPIPVIAAVNGAAYGGGCELVAMADFAYAARTARFAQTEVKLGIIPGAGGTQNLARAVGERRAKELILSGRVFSADDACRWGLVLDVSEPEQLQDDVMSCARQIAANGPIAVRQAKQAISRGLQMSLADGLAFEIEAYNRTIPTTDRREGVAAFNAKRAPKFTGS, from the coding sequence ATGGTGAAAACAGCCTATCAGACCGTGCGGGTCAGCCAGCCTGAGCCGCATATCCTGAAACTGGAGATGAACCGGCCAGAAGCAGCAAATGCCTTTAACACGTTAATGGCAAGCGAGCTGGTCGAGCTGTTTGAAGCCCTGGCTATGGCGTATGATGATTGCCGCGTGGTGATCCTGACCGGCAGTGGGAACAAGGCTTTTTGTGCCGGCGGGGATTTAAAAGAACGACACGGCATGAGTGATGCGGCCTGGCAGGCCCAGCATCTGGTCTATGAGCGGATGGTGCGTGCAGTGATGAGCTGTCCGATACCGGTGATAGCAGCGGTGAACGGGGCAGCTTATGGCGGCGGATGCGAGCTGGTGGCGATGGCCGATTTTGCCTATGCCGCCCGCACCGCCCGCTTTGCGCAGACAGAAGTGAAATTAGGCATTATCCCGGGCGCAGGCGGCACGCAAAATCTGGCCCGGGCGGTAGGGGAGAGACGGGCAAAAGAGCTTATCCTGAGTGGCCGTGTCTTCAGCGCTGATGACGCCTGCCGCTGGGGGCTGGTGCTGGATGTCAGCGAACCAGAACAGCTGCAGGATGACGTGATGAGCTGTGCCCGCCAGATTGCGGCAAACGGCCCGATCGCCGTGCGACAAGCCAAACAGGCGATATCGCGCGGCCTGCAGATGTCATTGGCAGACGGGCTGGCCTTTGAAATTGAGGCCTATAACCGGACCATACCGACCACAGACCGGCGTGAAGGGGTTGCCGCCTTTAACGCAAAACGCGCACCCAAATTTACCGGCAGTTAA